The genomic DNA GGTACTTTCTTAGATGATGGAGAACATCATCTAATACTAGCTACAGGAAGAAATATAACTAGAGCTAAAGTAATTTCTGACTGATTAGAAGAAAGATTAGGTGGGTATAAGATACCCTACCTAATCTGCTTAAATGGAGGAACTCTAGTTAATAATGAAACAGGAGAAGTAATTTATTCTAAGTGTTTTAAGGTCTCAAAACTTTGAGAACTTATTAAATTCGTTAGAAGAAATTTTCTAGCAGTTTTTATGATCTTTACTTCAGATAATCAGTTATTTACAGAGAATAACTGAATATCTAAGTGCTTTGCTAGAAAATTTTCTAAAAAATATGGAGCTGAAGTTAAGTTTGTAGAACTTTTTGATTTAGAAGGTAATTGAGAGAATATTCAAAAAGTAATGTTTATTAGTTTGCACAGAAATTCAGAAAAACTTAGAGCTATGCTAGAAGCTAAGTTTTCTGAATTTTATGTATCCACTCACGGAGGTTGATTGCTAGAAGTTATTGATAAAAAAATCAATAAGTTCTATGCAATAGAAGAAATTCTAAAAATAGAAAAAAATTGAAACTTAAGGGAATGCTGCGGAGCAGGAAATGAGGGAAATGATCTTATGATGATTCAGGAATGTGGCTTTGGAGTGGCAGTAGACTTCCACTCCAAAAAGAGCTTTAAGTACAATCCTGAATTAATTAATTTCCACACAACAAATAAAGATGGAAAAGCTATTGCTAGAGCTCTTCTAGAGAACTTTTAGTAGTTTTCTAACTAACTTTGACTAGAGTTCTAATTATCTGTGGAAGCAATAGTAGAGACTCCAAAAGTGTTACATTAACACAACAAATATCTAAACAGCTCTCT from Mycoplasma suis str. Illinois includes the following:
- a CDS encoding HAD-IIB family hydrolase, whose translation is MEKGASRLLKTKIKVLFSDLDGTLLSPRSWLWGKVRTHTLSTLGTFLDDGEHHLILATGRNITRAKVISDWLEERLGGYKIPYLICLNGGTLVNNETGEVIYSKCFKVSKLWELIKFVRRNFLAVFMIFTSDNQLFTENNWISKCFARKFSKKYGAEVKFVELFDLEGNWENIQKVMFISLHRNSEKLRAMLEAKFSEFYVSTHGGWLLEVIDKKINKFYAIEEILKIEKNWNLRECCGAGNEGNDLMMIQECGFGVAVDFHSKKSFKYNPELINFHTTNKDGKAIARALLENF